The following are encoded together in the Acinetobacter radioresistens DSM 6976 = NBRC 102413 = CIP 103788 genome:
- a CDS encoding 3-deoxy-7-phosphoheptulonate synthase, whose amino-acid sequence MNTLQSKTVSPSDISDVNVKSIQPLVTPATLKEELPLSETAYQTVMKGRETIRNILDGIDKRLFVVIGPCSIHDTVAAHEYADRLKVLSEKVQDTLYIVMRVYFEKPRTTVGWKGLINDPDMDDSFNIEKGLRIGRQLLLELNEKGLPCATEALDPNSPQYYQDLISWSAIGARTTESQTHREMSSGLSSPVGFKNGTDGGLTVATNAMQSVKHGHSFLGLNENGQVSIIRTAGNAYAHVVLRGGNGKPNYDAGAVADAEMTLAKAKVSNKIMIDASHANSNKDPYLQPLVLKNVTEQIIDGNKSIVGVMVESHLKGGRQDIPAKLDDLEYGKSVTDGCIDWETTEKTLLAMHEALKDVLPNR is encoded by the coding sequence ATGAATACACTACAGTCTAAAACAGTATCCCCTTCAGATATCAGTGATGTAAATGTGAAAAGCATTCAACCACTTGTAACTCCTGCAACACTGAAAGAAGAACTTCCTTTAAGTGAAACGGCTTATCAAACCGTCATGAAAGGCCGTGAAACTATACGTAATATTTTAGATGGTATTGATAAACGCCTGTTTGTCGTGATTGGGCCTTGTTCAATTCATGATACGGTAGCTGCACATGAATATGCTGACCGCTTAAAAGTCTTGAGTGAAAAAGTTCAGGATACTCTTTATATCGTTATGCGTGTTTATTTTGAGAAACCACGTACTACTGTAGGCTGGAAAGGTCTGATTAATGACCCGGACATGGATGACTCCTTTAATATTGAAAAGGGTCTTCGTATTGGCCGCCAGCTGTTACTTGAACTTAATGAAAAAGGTTTACCTTGTGCAACAGAGGCCCTTGATCCGAACTCGCCACAATACTATCAAGACCTGATTTCGTGGTCTGCTATCGGTGCACGTACTACAGAAAGCCAGACCCATCGTGAAATGTCTTCCGGCTTGTCTTCACCTGTAGGTTTTAAAAATGGTACTGACGGCGGCCTGACAGTAGCTACCAATGCCATGCAGTCAGTTAAACATGGGCATAGCTTTCTGGGCCTGAATGAGAATGGCCAGGTTTCTATTATCCGTACTGCAGGTAATGCTTATGCACATGTAGTACTGCGAGGTGGTAATGGCAAGCCGAACTATGATGCTGGTGCTGTGGCTGATGCGGAAATGACTTTAGCTAAAGCCAAGGTTAGTAACAAGATTATGATTGATGCCAGTCATGCCAACTCGAACAAAGATCCGTATTTGCAACCGTTGGTTTTAAAAAATGTGACTGAGCAAATTATTGATGGGAACAAGTCAATTGTCGGTGTTATGGTCGAGAGTCATCTCAAGGGTGGCCGCCAAGATATTCCTGCGAAACTGGATGACCTTGAATATGGCAAGTCAGTCACAGACGGCTGTATAGACTGGGAAACTACCGAAAAGACCTTACTTGCCATGCATGAAGCATTAAAAGACGTTTTACCAAATCGTTAA
- the ispF gene encoding 2-C-methyl-D-erythritol 2,4-cyclodiphosphate synthase, whose protein sequence is MLRPQFRIGQGIDVHAFEEGEFVHLAGVRIPHTHGLKAHSDGDVVLHALADALLGALALGDIGQHFPDTDDEFKGADSRILLKHVYDLILKEGYMLGNADITVACERPKLAKYNLEMRQSIAEVLNADISQISVKATTTEKLGFTGRQEGILATATVLLLLYSN, encoded by the coding sequence ATGTTAAGACCGCAGTTCCGTATCGGCCAAGGCATTGATGTGCATGCATTTGAAGAGGGTGAATTTGTTCATCTGGCAGGTGTCAGGATTCCACATACTCATGGTTTAAAAGCTCATTCAGATGGCGATGTAGTTTTACATGCATTAGCTGATGCTCTACTGGGGGCACTGGCACTAGGAGATATTGGACAGCATTTTCCGGATACTGACGATGAATTCAAAGGTGCGGATAGCCGGATATTACTCAAGCATGTATATGATTTAATTTTAAAGGAAGGTTATATGCTGGGTAATGCTGATATTACCGTAGCCTGTGAGCGCCCGAAACTGGCCAAATATAATCTTGAAATGCGGCAGAGCATTGCTGAGGTACTCAATGCAGATATTTCACAAATTAGTGTAAAAGCTACAACTACTGAGAAGCTGGGATTTACTGGCCGTCAGGAAGGCATTTTGGCGACTGCTACAGTTTTACTTTTACTTTACTCAAACTGA